The sequence below is a genomic window from Archangium lipolyticum.
GGAGCGCTTCGGTCCGGAGGCCGCCGCGGCGCTCCCGCCGAACGCGTGGAAGCCGTTCGGCAATGGGCAGCGCGGGTGCATTGGCCGGCCGTTCGCCATGCAGGAGGCGTTGCTGGTGCTGGCGATGCTGCTGCAGCGCTTCAAGCCCATCGACCACACGCGGTACCAGCTGCACATCAAGGAGACGCTGACGCTCAAGCCGGAGGGCTTCCGGATGCGCGTGCGGGTGCGGGACGACGCGGAGCGGACGGTGGTGGACCTGAGGACGGCCACCCCGGTGGCGGTGCCGGAGAAGCCGACGTGGACGTCCGGGCCGGTGGCGCGGCACGGCACGCCGCTGTTGGTGCTGTATGGCTCGAACACGGGCTCGTCGGAGGCCTTCGCCCATCGCATCGCGAGTGACGCGGCGGTGCAGGGGTACGCGCCCACGGTGGGGACGATGGATGCCTACGCGAGGCGCCTGCCGCGCGAGGGAGGCGTGGTCATCGTGACGGCCTCGTACAACGGGCACCCGCCGGACAACGCGAAGGCGTTCTGCCGGTGGTTGGAGGAGCTCCAGCCCGGGGCGCTGGAGGGCGTGCACTACACGGTGTTCGGCTGCGGCAACCGGGACTGGGCGGCGACGTGGCAGGCCGTGCCGAGGCAGGTGGACGAGCGGCTGGCGGCGGCGGGAGCGAGCCGGATGCTCACCCGGGGCGAGGCGGACGCGCGGGGCGACTTCTTCGGCGACTTCGACGGGTGGTACCAGGGTGTGTGGCCGACGCTGGGCGAGACGTTCGGGGTGGAGGCGGCGGAGACGAGCCTGGCGCCGCGCTACGAGGTGGAGCGGCTGGACCAGGTGGCGGATCCGCTGGAGCTGGCGCACGGCGTGGTGCCGATGGAGGTGTTGGCCAACCGCGAGCTGGTGGACATGACGTCACCGTTCGGCCGCTCGAAGCGGCACGTGGAGGTGCGGCTGCCGGAGGGGATGACGTACCGGACGGGAGACCACCTGGCGGTGCTGCCGGAGAACGCGCCCGAGCAGGTGGAGCGGGTGGCGCGGCGCTTCCGGTTGGACCCGGAGGAGACGGTGCTCATCCGGCGCACGCGGGAGGAGCAGAGCACGCTGCCGCTGGACAGGCCGGTGACGGTGCGTGCGCTGGTGGGCCTCTACGTGGAGCTGTCGATGCCCGCGACGCGGAACGACCTGCGGCTGCTGGCGAAGTACACGGCGTGCCCGCCGGAGAAGAAGCGGCTGCTGGCGCTCGCGGGAGAGGGAGGCGCGGGCCAGGAGGACTACCGCACGGAGATATTGGAGAAGCGGGTGAGCGTGCTGGACCTGCTGGAGGACTTCCCCGCCTGCGAGTTGCCGTTCGGGGTGTTCCTGGAGATGCTGCCGCCGATGAAGCCGCGCCGGTACTCCATCTCGTCCTCGCCGCTGGAGGCGCCGGACCGGTGCACGCTCACGCTGGCGGTGCTGGACGCGCCGGCCCTGTCGGGGCGGGGACGGTACCGGGGCACGTGCTCCAACTACCTGGCGCGCATCGAGCCGGGCTCACGGATTCCGGCGGTGGTGCGGGAGCCGCACACGCCGTTCCGGCCGCCGGAGGACCCGGGCGTCCCGGTGGTGATGATTGGAGCGGGCACGGGGCTGGCGCCCTTCCGGGGGTTCATCCAGGAGCGGGCGGAGCTGGCCGGGCGGGGGACGAAGCTGGGGAGGGCGCTGCTGTTCTTCGGGTGCGACCACCCGGACGTGGACTTCCTCTACCGGGAGGAGCTCGAGGGCTGGGAGAAGCAGGGGGTGGTGGAGGTGTACCCCGCGTTCTTCCGGCGGGAGCGCGAGGGGGTGAAGTTCGTGCAGCACCGGCTGTGGGAGGAGCGGGAGCGGGTGGGAGCGCTGCTGGATGCGGGGGCGTGCGTGTACGTCTGCGGGGATGGCCGCTACATGGCGCCCGCGGTGCGGGAGACGGTGGCGCGCATCCACCAGGAGCGGACCGGCTGCACGCCGGAGCAGGCCGCTGATTGGATGCGCGACATGGAGAAGCAGCGGCGCTACCTGGCAGACGTGTTCGGCGGGTAGATCAGTTCCAGCGGCGGGCCACGATGGCCTCACTCGTAGCGGTAGCCGAGCGCGGAGGTGTCCTCGAGGTCTCGAGGAGTGACCATGAGGCCGGCTTCATGGAAGGGCATCAGCATGGAGTCGATGTCGTTGCCGGGGTGGCCGGAGACGGGGAGGTAGGAGGGGGTGCCGTGGAGGCGCTGCCAGCGGTCCCAGATGCGGTCGACGTTGGCGTGGTGGAGGAAGAAGACGGGGTCATTGGGCGAGGTGGACAGGCCCATGGTGCCGAAGACGTAGCGGCCGTCGGAGGTGACGGAGAGCAGACCGCCGACCCAGCCGTGCACGACGTTGTGCATGGTGGGGGTGTTGAGGGGCAGGAGGACCATGAAGCCATCCGAGGCGCAGACCATGCTGAGCTGACCGGGCGGGTCCCTGAATCCCTCGAGGTAATTGCGGAAGCTCAAGGTGGAGTCGCTGGTGGTGTCATAGGGAGGGACGTCATAGAGCGGGACGGCGAGAGAGGCCCGGACCTCCTGGGGAGAGGGGAGGGTGGTGGCGGTGGGCAGGGTGCGGAAGGCGCGGACGAGCCAGGGTGAGACGGAGGGCTGCTCATTCCAGCCGAGGGGCTGGACGGTGAGAGGCCAGCGTCCCTTGCGGAAGGGGCCGGAGTGGACGGTGTACCCATCGGAGGGGTCACCATCTCCGCCCATGAAGTCATCCTGGAAGACGGAGGCGGTGCTCTCGGGGCGCGTCCAATCCCAATAGGGAACGGTGAGGTGCTTGTTGCCGCTGACGTCGCGCAGGGCGTCCTCGAAGAGGAGGAGGAACTGACGGTGCCAGGGAAGGAAGAGAGGACCGGCATGTGCCATGGGCATGGAGCCATGCGGCATGTGGGGGTCGCACACGTAGAGGGAGCGGTGCCAGTCGACGAACTGGTCGTAGTAGCTGAGGCCGGGCGAGTAGGGAGAGGGCACCTGCTTCAGCTTGAGGATGGCCCTGACGAGCTCCTTGCGCTCCTTGGGCGTGAGGGTGCGGACGTCCCTGCGAACGCGGAGGGGCCGGAGCTCGGCCTGCGTGGGAGGAGCCGCGGCGTGTGCCTCGGAGCCGAAGCCCATGAGGAACAGGCGGAACAGCACGGACAGACTAATAACGTGAATCAGGTTTCTCTGTGAATACATGTTTCCCCCCTTCAGGGCGCAGAAGTAGCACGAGGGGGGAAGAGGGAGGTGAGGAGGAAGCGGGAAAGGAGGAGAGAACCTTCCACCAAGAGACAGAGCGAGTCCCGATGCCACTGAACGAATCCAGTGAGTCCGTGGGAAGTCCCCTCTCCCTCTGGGAGAGGGCTAGGGTGAGGGTATAGCCCTACTTGGGAGAATTCATGTCACGAGCGCCCGCGGTCATGGTCTGGATGATGCTGTTCGCCACGTTGGCGGCCGGTTGCACTACCGCATCGGGGGGGAGGAGCGAGCCACCCGCGAGCACGACGAGCGGAGCGGGAGTGGGGGAGACCTGCCGGGCGCCGGACGAGCCGGGGTGCAATCCGTGCTGTGAGCAGGGGGAGGGAGGAGGGTGCACGGTGAAGCGCTGGGCGCCAGGGCCCACGAGCTCCGCGGAGGAGAACGCGGTGGAGCCCTGGTACAACGAAAACAGTTTCGAGGAGCGTTGCCCGGACCAGTGCCGGGCCTGCGCGCGGTGCTCGAAGAGGGACGAGCAGGAGCTGAAGCAGCTCGGCACGAGACCGGAATGTGATTGCACCCAGCCGCCGGGAGTCGACGCGTGCTTCACGCCGGGCTCGTGTGGCTGTTACTGCGATCGGCTGAACCGGCTGGGCCGGGCCTGTCCCGAGCTCATGCCACGCCGGTAGAGGAACAGAGGGGGGCGCCGAGCGCCCCCGGAAGCCTCACGGAGCGGGCGTGGACTCACCCTGCTGGTCCTGCTGAGGGCGCCTGACGCGCGAGAGGATGTCGATGCGGAGCTGGAGCCAGTCCATGCCTCGCGGCGTCACATAGGAATGGGCGGAGAAGTAGGTGGTCACCGTTCCGGCCCGGAGGGCGAACCGGGCCTCGCGCTTCTGGTACGTCACGCGGAAGCCGCGAACGCGGCCCACCTCGATGAGGTCCCGCGTGATGGCCCTGGCCTGCCGCTCCGCCTCTTCAGCCCACTCAGAAGACATATCGAGCAGCCTCCGGATGGATGTTCAGTTGTGCGGAGGGAAGGCGGCGGGCTGGCCGGTGCCGCCGTTGCCCTCGGGCTGGGGGCCGGACTGTTTCTCCTCGGAGGTGGAGCGGCCGCCGCCCTTGTGGCGGACCTGCTCCTGCTCCTGCTCGCCCGAGCCCTGGCGGATGTCCTTCTTCTCGTCGTTCGGGTTCTGCATCGCGTCTGGCCTCTCCTGGAGGAATTTCCCTGAAGATGGGGGTGGAGGGAGCGGCTGGCACGGGACGGGGGGCGGAAAGGACGCCTGCCTGGGGGGGCGCCGGGCGTGAACGGGGCACGCCTTGACGCGATGAGGGAGGGGGTGTGAAGGGGGGAGCGAGCACGAGCCCCGCCCATGATGAAGACCTCACTTTGCCTCCTCGCGGTTCTGTTGTTCCTCCCGGCCTGCCAGACGACGCACACGGTGACGGTGGTGGGGATGACGGACTACCACTCGCACGCGGTGCCCTTCTATTCGGAGGGAGAGCCGGGACAGGGAGGACTGGCGAGGGCGCTGGCGTACCTGAAGGAGGCGAAGTCCCGGCCGGACACGCTGGTGGTGTCGGGAGGGGACATGCTGAACAAGGGGGTGCCCACGTGGAGTGACGAGTACGGGTGCGTGGAGTGGCCGTGGCTGAACGGGGTGGTGGACGTGATGGCGTTGGGGAACCACGACCTGGACTACGGGGCGGAGAGGTTCGAGCGGTGCAGGGAGGGGCTCGAGTACCCGCTGCTGAGCGCGAACCTGGTGAGGGGGGACGGAGCGCCGTACTTCCAGG
It includes:
- a CDS encoding tyrosinase family protein, which encodes MYSQRNLIHVISLSVLFRLFLMGFGSEAHAAAPPTQAELRPLRVRRDVRTLTPKERKELVRAILKLKQVPSPYSPGLSYYDQFVDWHRSLYVCDPHMPHGSMPMAHAGPLFLPWHRQFLLLFEDALRDVSGNKHLTVPYWDWTRPESTASVFQDDFMGGDGDPSDGYTVHSGPFRKGRWPLTVQPLGWNEQPSVSPWLVRAFRTLPTATTLPSPQEVRASLAVPLYDVPPYDTTSDSTLSFRNYLEGFRDPPGQLSMVCASDGFMVLLPLNTPTMHNVVHGWVGGLLSVTSDGRYVFGTMGLSTSPNDPVFFLHHANVDRIWDRWQRLHGTPSYLPVSGHPGNDIDSMLMPFHEAGLMVTPRDLEDTSALGYRYE
- a CDS encoding bifunctional cytochrome P450/NADPH--P450 reductase produces the protein MSSATAHPAIPQPRKRPLVGNIPDLEAETPIQSMMRLSQEYGPIFRLSFPGRSILVVSSHALVDEVCDEKRFDKSVGGALKNIREFAGDGLFTAYTDEPNWTLAHRILMPAFGPRAMRGYFDFMLDIAEQMLTKWERLGPDADLDVTDNMTRLTLDTIALCGFGYRFNSFYQREMHPFVDAMVRSLAEAGDRARRLPLQTRLMLMTQQQYQRDIEYMHQVVDEVIRERRRNGDAATRKDLLSLMLQGVDPVSGQGLDDVNIRYQVVTFLIAGHETTSGLLSFTLYQLLKHPEVLARATAEVDRVLGRDPLRSPTFEQMGKLTYLDQVLRESLRLWPTAPAMGLVARENTVLGGTWPVRKGEPVMVLTPMLHRDPEVWAEPERFDPERFGPEAAAALPPNAWKPFGNGQRGCIGRPFAMQEALLVLAMLLQRFKPIDHTRYQLHIKETLTLKPEGFRMRVRVRDDAERTVVDLRTATPVAVPEKPTWTSGPVARHGTPLLVLYGSNTGSSEAFAHRIASDAAVQGYAPTVGTMDAYARRLPREGGVVIVTASYNGHPPDNAKAFCRWLEELQPGALEGVHYTVFGCGNRDWAATWQAVPRQVDERLAAAGASRMLTRGEADARGDFFGDFDGWYQGVWPTLGETFGVEAAETSLAPRYEVERLDQVADPLELAHGVVPMEVLANRELVDMTSPFGRSKRHVEVRLPEGMTYRTGDHLAVLPENAPEQVERVARRFRLDPEETVLIRRTREEQSTLPLDRPVTVRALVGLYVELSMPATRNDLRLLAKYTACPPEKKRLLALAGEGGAGQEDYRTEILEKRVSVLDLLEDFPACELPFGVFLEMLPPMKPRRYSISSSPLEAPDRCTLTLAVLDAPALSGRGRYRGTCSNYLARIEPGSRIPAVVREPHTPFRPPEDPGVPVVMIGAGTGLAPFRGFIQERAELAGRGTKLGRALLFFGCDHPDVDFLYREELEGWEKQGVVEVYPAFFRREREGVKFVQHRLWEERERVGALLDAGACVYVCGDGRYMAPAVRETVARIHQERTGCTPEQAADWMRDMEKQRRYLADVFGG